A window of Paenibacillus sp. 19GGS1-52 contains these coding sequences:
- a CDS encoding AAA family ATPase, producing MKPILLKVAGLQSYREMQEIDFESLTETGLFGIFGPTGSGKSTLLDAITLAMYGKVERAVNGTQGIMNHSEDSLSVAFTFELTSSAGTRRYRVERKFKRTGEQSVSNTISRFIEVTADGDNVMADKLADVTRCVEEHIGLKMDDFTRAVVLPQGKFAEFLSLRGVDRRQMLQRLFHLEQYGDQLAIKLSRRVKDNEAALRALEAEQQGLGSAGKEDVQAAAERLQEAIAYAVECRRKLEAAVQVAERFTRIRDLQEERSRRELQRQGLVARQEEILLLEGKLGKADEAEKRLPALKAWRSAEEAWQSRLARAEGQEVLAAAAEAEAAAATAAEAAAQAALALEEPALRQGADTFRRALELEAELGGLRRELAALRERREEASRKLGALRESMARERELLAKGQKRQHELQQSLQPLSVRSQERQSLQEAMQRLQGLHSAESQWNSADTERRERAAALTASQARLAETELRRDGLTAARAEQIREAALHLEKLLAAEATAVATAESLELHSSTLEATLKGQEIHRLSLALASELEEGQPCPVCGSEHHPAPVLMQGNEEHAELESQLQQVRSKSRRALEARHLFHSLWEQDSAWLEQVYGDGAADLLKLPAAAGLEQEQNRSNSTHTVAAVSTVRALKLLTENNLSELEQALSELKELSGELRRGASEWQRSMQHSQQQCHQEAASVTAERSWVDGITVKAEELSVQLSALQQSWTQQFPELVPGEAESAYRKLLKKDEQAEEIRGRLEISVKFLDDKSIAVQNLQEGIAELDKELTQWNAQLEGKEELQREKEQRLLEWTEGQPAGPLLAECERRLQELLSALEGCRKTLRTAADKAQHEVKAAAIALQAADSAREHFLIAASEWEQSLNSSPFATAIEVEGAALTPEERDNAASRVHTHRTDEAEVALQLRHIEEKLDGAVMSPEEWLESQNRLRQCREYDESSLQNRARGERDLEDLRHRHIRWMELEAQRTRHAALQDQLSKLQSVLRGNAFVEYIAEEQLMQVCQAASQRLRFLSKQRYALEVDSGGGFVIRDDGNGGVRRPVSTLSGGETFLTSLSLALALSAQIQLRGQYPLQFFFLDEGFGTLDPDLLDTVITSLEKLHNDQLSVGIISHVPELRARLPRKLVIVPAEQGGGGSRIVLEKM from the coding sequence GTGAAGCCGATTCTATTAAAAGTAGCTGGATTACAGAGCTATAGAGAGATGCAGGAAATTGACTTTGAAAGTCTGACAGAGACGGGTCTGTTCGGTATATTTGGACCAACAGGCAGCGGGAAGTCCACTTTGCTGGATGCTATTACGCTGGCGATGTATGGCAAAGTGGAGCGGGCGGTGAATGGAACGCAGGGAATTATGAACCATTCCGAGGATTCTTTGAGTGTGGCTTTTACCTTTGAACTCACCTCCTCCGCAGGGACCCGCCGCTACCGTGTTGAACGGAAGTTTAAGCGCACAGGTGAACAATCGGTCAGTAATACGATCAGTCGGTTCATCGAAGTTACCGCTGATGGGGACAATGTCATGGCTGATAAGCTGGCCGATGTCACACGTTGTGTGGAGGAGCATATCGGGCTGAAAATGGATGATTTCACACGAGCAGTTGTGCTGCCGCAAGGGAAGTTTGCTGAATTTCTGTCACTGCGCGGCGTGGATCGCCGACAGATGCTGCAGCGCCTGTTTCATCTGGAGCAATACGGAGATCAGCTGGCGATTAAGCTCAGCCGCCGGGTTAAGGACAACGAAGCAGCGCTGCGCGCGCTGGAAGCAGAGCAGCAGGGACTTGGCAGCGCAGGCAAAGAGGATGTGCAGGCCGCGGCTGAGCGGCTGCAGGAGGCTATTGCCTATGCCGTGGAGTGCCGCCGGAAATTGGAGGCGGCTGTGCAGGTGGCGGAGCGTTTCACAAGAATTCGCGACCTGCAGGAGGAGCGTTCCCGCCGCGAGCTGCAGCGGCAAGGTCTAGTAGCCCGTCAGGAGGAGATCCTCCTTCTGGAGGGTAAGCTTGGCAAGGCTGACGAAGCTGAGAAAAGGCTGCCGGCGCTGAAGGCCTGGCGCAGCGCCGAAGAAGCTTGGCAGAGCCGATTGGCCCGTGCGGAGGGCCAAGAGGTCTTGGCGGCCGCCGCGGAAGCGGAGGCAGCGGCGGCCACAGCGGCCGAGGCTGCTGCGCAGGCCGCGCTTGCCCTGGAAGAGCCGGCCCTCCGGCAGGGGGCCGACACCTTCCGCCGTGCGCTCGAGCTGGAAGCCGAGCTCGGCGGGCTGCGCCGTGAGCTCGCGGCGCTGCGCGAGCGCCGCGAGGAAGCCTCCCGCAAGCTTGGCGCGCTGCGGGAGAGCATGGCCCGGGAGCGGGAGCTTTTGGCCAAGGGCCAAAAGCGTCAGCACGAGCTGCAGCAGAGCCTGCAGCCGCTCTCGGTCCGCTCCCAAGAGCGGCAGTCTCTGCAGGAAGCCATGCAGAGACTGCAAGGGCTGCACTCCGCCGAATCCCAGTGGAATTCGGCGGATACGGAACGCCGTGAGCGCGCAGCAGCGCTCACGGCGTCGCAAGCCCGCCTCGCCGAGACCGAACTCCGGCGAGATGGGCTCACAGCAGCGCGCGCGGAGCAGATCCGCGAAGCTGCGCTGCATCTTGAGAAATTGCTGGCGGCAGAAGCAACCGCCGTCGCCACAGCCGAGAGCCTTGAGCTCCATAGCAGCACGCTGGAGGCGACTCTGAAAGGCCAGGAGATTCATAGGCTGTCACTTGCCTTAGCTAGTGAGCTGGAAGAAGGACAGCCATGTCCTGTATGCGGCAGTGAGCATCATCCTGCACCTGTTCTAATGCAGGGCAACGAAGAGCATGCAGAGCTGGAAAGTCAGCTCCAGCAGGTCAGAAGTAAGTCCAGACGAGCACTGGAAGCACGTCATTTATTCCATAGTCTGTGGGAGCAGGACTCGGCATGGCTGGAGCAAGTATACGGCGACGGGGCCGCAGACTTACTGAAGCTTCCAGCGGCTGCGGGGCTGGAACAAGAACAGAATAGAAGTAACAGTACACACACTGTAGCAGCTGTTTCTACAGTCCGGGCATTGAAGCTCCTGACTGAGAATAATCTGTCCGAACTGGAACAGGCTCTATCCGAACTGAAGGAGCTCTCTGGAGAACTGCGGCGCGGCGCGTCCGAGTGGCAGCGTTCCATGCAGCATAGCCAGCAGCAATGTCACCAAGAAGCTGCGAGTGTGACAGCCGAGCGGAGCTGGGTAGACGGGATTACAGTTAAGGCTGAGGAACTGAGCGTCCAACTGTCTGCATTACAACAAAGTTGGACACAGCAGTTCCCTGAGCTGGTACCGGGTGAAGCAGAGAGTGCCTACCGTAAGCTGCTGAAGAAGGACGAGCAGGCGGAGGAGATTAGAGGACGTCTGGAGATCAGCGTCAAGTTCCTTGACGACAAGAGCATTGCCGTGCAGAATCTGCAAGAGGGAATTGCTGAACTGGATAAAGAGCTGACCCAGTGGAATGCCCAACTGGAAGGTAAGGAAGAACTGCAGCGCGAGAAGGAACAACGATTATTAGAATGGACAGAAGGTCAGCCAGCCGGCCCTCTGCTGGCTGAATGCGAACGGCGGCTGCAGGAACTATTGTCTGCCCTAGAAGGCTGCCGAAAGACTTTGCGGACTGCCGCAGACAAGGCTCAGCATGAAGTCAAAGCTGCAGCTATTGCCCTGCAGGCTGCAGACTCAGCGCGTGAGCATTTCTTAATAGCAGCTAGCGAGTGGGAGCAAAGTCTGAATTCTTCTCCGTTTGCCACAGCGATTGAAGTAGAAGGAGCAGCACTTACACCAGAAGAACGGGACAATGCAGCTTCCCGCGTACACACCCATCGTACGGATGAAGCAGAAGTCGCTTTGCAACTGCGCCATATTGAAGAGAAGTTGGATGGAGCTGTAATGAGTCCGGAAGAATGGCTGGAGAGTCAGAATAGGCTTCGCCAATGCCGGGAATATGACGAAAGCTCTCTCCAGAATCGGGCGCGCGGCGAACGCGATCTCGAAGATTTGCGTCATCGGCATATTCGCTGGATGGAGCTCGAAGCCCAGCGGACCCGGCATGCAGCGCTTCAGGATCAGCTATCCAAGCTGCAGTCCGTCCTGCGTGGAAATGCTTTTGTGGAATACATTGCAGAGGAGCAGTTGATGCAGGTATGCCAGGCTGCATCCCAGCGTCTTCGTTTCTTAAGCAAGCAGCGTTATGCACTTGAGGTCGATTCTGGTGGTGGCTTCGTTATTCGTGATGATGGAAATGGTGGTGTGAGACGGCCTGTCTCAACATTATCCGGTGGAGAGACCTTTTTAACCTCTCTTTCGCTTGCACTTGCTTTATCAGCCCAAATCCAGCTGCGGGGACAGTATCCGTTGCAATTTTTCTTCCTGGATGAAGGTTTTGGCACCCTAGACCCGGATTTGCTCGATACTGTAATTACATCACTCGAAAAGTTACACAACGACCAGTTGTCCGTAGGCATAATTAGCCATGTCCCAGAGCTTCGGGCACGTCTGCCGCGCAAGCTTGTTATTGTGCCTGCTGAACAGGGCGGTGGGGGTTCGCGTATTGTTTTGGAAAAAATGTGA
- the yqfC gene encoding sporulation protein YqfC gives MTRIGRRLRGWTNGVMDLPQDLLQNMPRITLIGNKELYIENHRGVLHFSSEQLTLALVKGSLVITGKELVIRNILGQELAVEGIIEEIRYIESEEKS, from the coding sequence ATGACCCGTATCGGCCGCAGGCTGCGGGGATGGACAAACGGGGTAATGGATCTTCCGCAGGATTTACTGCAGAATATGCCCCGAATCACCCTGATCGGCAATAAGGAGTTATACATTGAGAACCATCGTGGCGTGCTGCATTTTTCCTCCGAGCAGTTGACGCTTGCGTTAGTCAAAGGCTCGCTTGTTATAACAGGCAAAGAGCTTGTAATCCGCAATATTTTAGGCCAGGAACTGGCTGTAGAGGGCATTATCGAGGAAATCAGGTATATAGAAAGCGAGGAGAAATCATGA
- a CDS encoding GatB/YqeY domain-containing protein: protein MNLSERLNEDMKQAMKSRDKFTLSTIRMVRSTIKYLEIDLKRTLDDNEVLDILSREIKQRKDALQEFESAGRDELVASTKAEIEIIMKYLPEQLSEEEINLIVQQTIQETGASSKSEMGKVMSALMPKVKGRADGKLVNQAVQQFLQ, encoded by the coding sequence ATGAATCTTAGCGAACGATTGAACGAAGATATGAAGCAAGCGATGAAGAGTAGGGACAAGTTCACACTCTCCACGATTCGAATGGTTCGATCTACAATAAAGTATCTTGAAATAGATTTGAAGAGAACATTAGACGACAACGAAGTGCTTGATATCCTAAGTCGTGAAATCAAACAGCGCAAAGATGCCCTCCAAGAATTTGAATCAGCGGGTCGCGATGAGCTTGTTGCGAGTACCAAGGCAGAAATCGAGATTATTATGAAATATCTTCCTGAACAACTTTCTGAAGAAGAGATTAACCTCATTGTACAGCAAACTATCCAGGAAACTGGTGCTTCTTCGAAGAGCGAGATGGGTAAGGTCATGAGCGCACTGATGCCTAAGGTTAAAGGGCGCGCTGATGGTAAACTCGTGAACCAAGCGGTTCAACAATTTCTGCAATAA
- the floA gene encoding flotillin-like protein FloA (flotillin-like protein involved in membrane lipid rafts) — translation MGEASLITFLLIAVAVIIVLSVFFSFFPVMLWVSAWASGVRISIITLVAMRLRRVTPSRIVNPLIKATKAGLGININELESHYLAGGNVDRVVNALIAAQRADIPLEFTRAAAIDLAGRDVLLAVQMSVNPRVIETPIVAAVAKNGIEVKVKARVTVRANIDRLVGGAGEETIIARVGEGIVTTVGSSNSHKDVLENPDSISRTVLSKGLDSGTAFEILSIDIADIDVGKNIGAYLQTEQAEADKRIAQAKAEERRAMAVAHEQEMKARVVEMKALVVEAESQVPLAMAEALRAGKLGVMDYMNLKNIEADTQMRGSLSKMNDQDDSSHPNNNK, via the coding sequence ATGGGTGAAGCATCTTTAATAACATTTTTGTTGATCGCGGTTGCCGTGATCATAGTACTTAGCGTCTTTTTCAGCTTTTTTCCAGTCATGCTATGGGTGTCTGCGTGGGCGTCTGGCGTAAGAATTAGTATTATTACTTTGGTAGCGATGAGATTACGGCGGGTGACGCCAAGCCGGATCGTTAATCCGCTGATTAAAGCTACAAAAGCAGGGCTTGGGATTAACATCAATGAGCTGGAGAGCCATTATCTGGCCGGGGGTAACGTGGACCGGGTCGTCAATGCGCTGATTGCTGCTCAACGGGCGGATATTCCCCTTGAATTCACGCGTGCAGCGGCTATCGACCTTGCAGGTCGCGATGTGCTGCTGGCTGTGCAGATGAGCGTTAATCCACGGGTTATCGAGACACCAATAGTTGCAGCTGTCGCTAAAAACGGGATTGAGGTTAAAGTTAAAGCACGGGTTACTGTCCGGGCAAATATTGATCGTCTCGTTGGTGGTGCGGGTGAAGAAACGATCATCGCGCGTGTTGGTGAGGGGATTGTAACTACGGTTGGTTCGAGTAATTCGCACAAGGACGTTCTGGAGAATCCGGATTCGATCTCGCGGACTGTGCTCTCCAAAGGACTGGATTCAGGTACAGCCTTTGAGATTCTGTCGATTGATATTGCAGACATCGATGTAGGCAAGAATATCGGAGCGTATCTGCAAACAGAACAGGCTGAGGCCGACAAACGCATCGCACAGGCGAAGGCGGAGGAACGCAGAGCTATGGCTGTAGCCCATGAGCAGGAGATGAAGGCTCGTGTCGTTGAGATGAAGGCGCTTGTCGTAGAAGCTGAGTCACAGGTGCCGCTGGCAATGGCTGAAGCATTGCGAGCAGGCAAGCTTGGTGTGATGGATTATATGAATCTCAAAAACATTGAGGCTGACACGCAAATGCGAGGCTCCCTCAGCAAGATGAATGACCAGGATGACAGCAGCCATCCAAATAATAATAAATAA
- a CDS encoding NfeD family protein, with the protein MKRFRKIALASFAAILLLLLMIPLTADVNADIAPPNSTAVSAGELKKGPVFIIPVDQEIERGLQKFLERGFQEATNYGAVLIVLEIDTPGGLVDSAEQIGTMVRDSGIPTAAYIKGDAASAGSYIALNAGKIIMKPGSMIGSASLVDMNGQSVDDAKMISYWKAKMVGAAALNGRDPDIAAGMMDINAIVDKPELGISKTKGEIIALTSDEALKAGYADQITETPEAAITWLGYSTDDIFRVEHTGAEKMSQFLTNPIIMTILLFIGIAGVVIEMLVPGFGAPGIIGTLAFALYFFGNYVAGFAGAETLLLFIVGLVMLVLELFVPSFGILGLLGSVCLVAGVVRAAFSYTHALFSLGIAFAAAAVVIIIVAVVFKERGIWNRFILKDSLTKEQGFVPVEEKRNLIGGTGISITPLRPSGTAIVGGERIDVVTEGGFIDINSAISVIKVEGGRIVVKEIKA; encoded by the coding sequence TTGAAACGATTTCGCAAAATAGCCTTGGCCAGCTTTGCAGCTATCCTGTTATTACTGCTTATGATTCCCCTAACAGCAGATGTGAACGCTGACATCGCTCCACCCAATTCGACTGCTGTCTCGGCTGGGGAGCTGAAGAAAGGCCCGGTGTTTATTATTCCGGTCGATCAGGAAATCGAAAGAGGACTGCAGAAGTTCTTGGAACGGGGCTTTCAGGAGGCAACCAATTATGGAGCAGTTCTGATTGTACTGGAAATTGATACACCGGGCGGACTTGTAGATTCAGCAGAGCAGATTGGTACGATGGTAAGAGATAGCGGAATTCCAACAGCTGCCTATATTAAGGGCGACGCCGCTTCGGCAGGTAGTTACATAGCCTTGAATGCAGGCAAGATTATCATGAAGCCCGGCAGTATGATCGGTTCCGCTTCACTGGTGGACATGAACGGTCAAAGTGTAGATGATGCCAAGATGATTTCCTACTGGAAAGCAAAGATGGTTGGCGCTGCTGCGCTGAACGGACGCGACCCGGATATCGCCGCAGGGATGATGGATATTAATGCTATTGTTGATAAGCCTGAACTTGGCATAAGTAAGACTAAGGGTGAGATTATCGCCCTGACCAGCGATGAAGCGCTAAAAGCTGGTTATGCTGACCAAATTACAGAAACACCGGAAGCGGCCATCACTTGGCTGGGCTATTCTACAGATGACATTTTTCGTGTGGAGCATACCGGTGCCGAGAAAATGTCGCAATTTCTGACCAATCCGATTATTATGACGATTTTGCTGTTCATCGGCATAGCCGGAGTTGTGATTGAAATGCTTGTGCCGGGTTTTGGCGCACCTGGAATTATTGGGACACTGGCTTTTGCCCTATACTTCTTTGGGAATTATGTGGCTGGCTTTGCTGGTGCAGAAACATTGCTGCTCTTCATTGTGGGTCTCGTCATGCTTGTGTTGGAGTTGTTCGTACCTAGCTTTGGTATCCTGGGACTGCTAGGCTCAGTCTGTCTTGTTGCAGGTGTAGTGCGAGCCGCCTTCAGCTATACACATGCCTTGTTCAGTCTGGGAATTGCCTTCGCGGCTGCAGCTGTGGTGATCATTATTGTTGCAGTAGTGTTCAAAGAACGCGGGATCTGGAACCGATTTATTTTGAAAGACAGTCTTACCAAGGAACAGGGTTTTGTACCCGTAGAAGAGAAGCGGAACCTGATCGGTGGTACGGGGATCAGCATCACCCCGCTTCGTCCCTCCGGAACGGCTATAGTGGGCGGAGAGCGAATAGATGTAGTTACAGAGGGTGGCTTCATTGACATTAATTCTGCAATCTCAGTGATAAAGGTTGAGGGCGGACGGATTGTGGTGAAGGAAATTAAAGCCTAA
- a CDS encoding histidine triad nucleotide-binding protein, producing the protein METVFSKIIEGTIPAHKVFENERILAFYDIEPAAPVHVLIIPKKFIASMNEVTPEDLPLIAEIHSVAQQIARELGVAESGYRLINNCGPDSGQAVPHLHYHLLGGTKLGALVGNSASHA; encoded by the coding sequence ATGGAAACCGTATTTAGCAAAATTATCGAGGGGACTATTCCTGCGCATAAAGTATTTGAGAATGAACGGATTCTCGCGTTCTATGATATTGAGCCTGCTGCACCCGTGCATGTGTTGATTATCCCGAAGAAGTTCATTGCATCTATGAATGAGGTCACCCCTGAGGATCTGCCGTTGATCGCTGAAATACATAGCGTAGCGCAGCAGATTGCCAGAGAGCTTGGTGTAGCAGAATCCGGTTACCGTCTGATTAACAACTGCGGACCTGATAGTGGACAAGCGGTTCCTCATCTTCATTATCACTTGCTTGGAGGAACCAAACTTGGTGCCCTGGTTGGGAATTCAGCTTCTCACGCCTAA
- a CDS encoding PhoH family protein, translated as MSEQTASIRISLQNAGEAQSLFGPQDVFLQIIESEIPAIIDSREAEITVRGAEQAVDMLAELFNVLLSLIRSGYILSERDVQYAVELAKDFRADQLLDLFKGEITTTFRGKPIRVKTIGQKHYVTMINKRDIVFGIGPAGTGKTYLAVVLAVKALKEGSVKRILLTRPAVEAGESLGFLPGDLQEKVDPYLRPLYDALYDVMGPDQVAKALERGLIEIAPLAYMRGRTLDDSFIILDEAQNTTPAQMKMFLTRLGFGSKMVITGDVTQIDLPRGKKSGLIEAQVILSGIEELGFVYFTEQDVVRHSLVQKIIVAYDRSAENLE; from the coding sequence TTGTCAGAACAGACTGCAAGCATTCGTATATCTTTGCAAAATGCGGGAGAAGCGCAATCCCTGTTCGGCCCGCAGGATGTATTCTTACAAATCATCGAGAGTGAAATTCCCGCCATTATTGATTCGCGCGAAGCGGAGATCACAGTTCGCGGAGCCGAACAAGCAGTGGACATGCTGGCAGAATTATTCAATGTGTTGCTGTCCTTGATTCGCAGTGGTTATATATTAAGTGAGCGGGATGTACAGTATGCTGTGGAGCTGGCGAAGGATTTTCGTGCCGACCAGTTGCTCGATTTGTTCAAAGGGGAAATTACGACAACTTTTCGCGGTAAGCCTATCCGCGTCAAAACCATTGGCCAGAAGCATTATGTGACAATGATTAACAAGCGTGATATTGTATTCGGAATTGGTCCTGCGGGAACCGGTAAAACCTACCTCGCGGTTGTGCTCGCGGTTAAGGCGCTGAAGGAAGGTTCCGTCAAGCGTATCTTGCTTACACGTCCGGCAGTAGAAGCAGGTGAAAGCCTAGGCTTTCTTCCGGGAGATTTGCAGGAAAAGGTAGATCCGTATCTCCGTCCGCTGTATGATGCCTTATATGACGTTATGGGTCCAGATCAGGTCGCGAAGGCGCTTGAACGAGGACTTATTGAAATTGCACCACTCGCTTATATGCGGGGGCGCACACTGGATGATTCTTTTATTATCCTGGATGAAGCCCAGAATACGACACCTGCACAAATGAAAATGTTTCTAACTCGGCTCGGTTTTGGCTCTAAGATGGTCATTACGGGGGATGTTACCCAGATCGATCTGCCCCGCGGCAAGAAATCCGGTCTGATTGAAGCCCAAGTGATTTTATCCGGCATAGAAGAGCTTGGCTTTGTCTATTTTACCGAACAGGATGTAGTAAGGCATTCCCTGGTGCAGAAAATAATCGTTGCCTATGACCGCTCTGCCGAAAACCTCGAATAA
- the rpsU gene encoding 30S ribosomal protein S21, with protein MSETKVRKNETIDAALRRFKRSIAKDGVLAEVKKRKHYEKPSVKKKLKSEAARKRKF; from the coding sequence GTGTCTGAAACGAAAGTTCGCAAAAACGAGACAATTGATGCTGCACTTCGTCGCTTTAAACGTTCCATCGCAAAAGATGGTGTCTTGGCTGAGGTGAAGAAACGCAAGCATTACGAAAAGCCAAGCGTTAAGAAAAAGCTGAAGTCCGAGGCTGCTCGTAAGAGAAAGTTTTAG
- the yqfD gene encoding sporulation protein YqfD, with protein sequence MKEPPMSSLRGFVTLHVTGPQVEKFINAVTGAGIVIWDVRTAGSGVSLKLLLDDFYTLRPLLKKTGCRMHVSGRHGVPFMAARMWKRKFFTIGLFLFGVSLLLLSSMIWSIKIEGNEHIASEDILAAAHQEGIYPYQWIWRLDEPDKLARELTARLPGITWIGLERTGTSITIQVVEAEQPETKPLLSKRHLISRTDAVVTEIYAEQGRPVVARNSRVKKGDILISGILGDEENAQYVVAKGDVKGLVWHEYNIAVPLKTTGSSYTGERKDRTYLVLGKWAIQLWGYGKSTFEKSRTLTEHDPLVWRSLELPLGWMTEKELEVKETADTRTPEAAQQAGMEQAKKDILARYGMDSVIKSQKILHEKKENGKVYMKVLFEVEERIAVELPIVNNRGE encoded by the coding sequence ATGAAGGAACCGCCTATGTCATCACTGCGGGGGTTCGTTACACTGCATGTGACGGGACCGCAGGTGGAAAAATTCATAAACGCTGTAACCGGAGCCGGCATTGTTATTTGGGATGTAAGGACTGCTGGGAGCGGCGTTTCTCTGAAGCTTCTGCTGGATGATTTCTATACTCTCCGGCCGCTTTTAAAAAAGACAGGCTGCCGCATGCATGTCTCTGGTCGGCATGGCGTCCCTTTTATGGCAGCTAGAATGTGGAAGCGTAAATTTTTTACCATCGGGTTATTTCTGTTTGGTGTTTCTCTCCTGCTCCTGTCATCTATGATATGGAGTATTAAGATCGAAGGGAACGAACATATTGCTTCAGAGGATATATTAGCGGCAGCCCACCAAGAGGGCATATACCCTTATCAGTGGATTTGGCGTCTGGACGAACCGGACAAGCTTGCAAGGGAGCTGACAGCCCGTCTGCCGGGCATTACATGGATAGGTCTAGAACGTACGGGGACGAGCATTACCATTCAGGTAGTGGAGGCTGAACAGCCTGAGACCAAGCCTCTGCTCAGTAAGCGTCATCTGATTAGCAGAACTGATGCGGTGGTCACCGAAATATATGCTGAGCAGGGCAGGCCGGTTGTAGCACGCAACTCACGGGTCAAGAAAGGTGATATTCTAATTTCGGGAATTCTGGGTGATGAAGAGAATGCGCAATATGTAGTTGCCAAAGGGGACGTCAAAGGTCTAGTGTGGCATGAATACAATATAGCCGTACCACTGAAGACAACGGGCAGCTCCTATACGGGAGAACGTAAAGATCGAACTTACCTGGTGCTTGGCAAATGGGCCATTCAGCTGTGGGGTTATGGAAAATCGACGTTCGAGAAGTCGCGGACACTTACAGAACATGATCCACTTGTCTGGCGCTCACTGGAACTGCCGCTGGGCTGGATGACTGAGAAGGAGCTGGAAGTCAAGGAAACCGCGGATACTCGTACTCCAGAGGCAGCGCAGCAGGCAGGTATGGAGCAGGCGAAAAAAGATATTTTGGCGCGTTATGGTATGGATAGCGTAATCAAAAGTCAAAAAATTTTGCATGAGAAGAAAGAGAATGGTAAAGTTTATATGAAAGTACTTTTTGAAGTGGAAGAGAGAATCGCAGTAGAACTTCCAATAGTAAACAACCGAGGAGAATGA